The region AACGCACAAACTAACGGATCAGCTCGCGGATTCTTCTTCTTATACCAGTTAGCGATCTGTGAACCGCTACAAACTCCTATCAGACCAGCCGCACACGTGATTATACCAAATATCCAACTGACACTGTCAACACAATAAACACTGAACTAGTGAGAAATCATGTCAAAATATCCGAATTCAATAAATCTCTCAGCAACaacatcaggtttgaatctcTTCTCTACTAAGGGTAGGGGTCTGTACTAGCCGCAATAGTGCTTTCGCCCGGAGCAACTGCTCACACAGGTGCGAAATGGGCCCTACCAAAAATGTCAGACCAAATGAGGGATCCAGCGCAAGCATTTAGGGCTGTACTTAATGATTGCATTTAGTACATTCAACTGGCTCCGGAAATTgcccacttcgctttgtttgagtactgtttagtatcgagtggaTTGTGTGTGAGCACGACATGGACCAAATTCGGCttgagcctgatccgtgcgaTTGTGGCTACTGAGTCTCATgctgtcatcaggttcaaatccatGTCAGTGTGGAATTAAATGAATGCTCCCTTTTGTTTGCAATATTGTAGGCTTACTATGCCATCAAGTTTGAATCCTAGCTGTGGGAGGATATATCTAATAAGGTAGGTGTTTGTATTCTGATAGCTTTCAACGCCATTAGGTTCAAATCCATGTTCGGAGTAGTCGGGATGTTTCAgaagttttcaaattcatgaattcatttAGTTTTACATTAACACTAACTCTATGTATAAGACTTGGTATATTATGTTTAACTGATGCGTGTGAACAACACTTACGAATCAATGGTTTCGTTGTAACCTTGCACATTGATGGAGAGCAACATGAATTTAGGCGCCCACCACGCCAGAGCTCCTGTTACAAACGCTACTGATGTGAATCCTAATGATGAACACACAAAACTTTTACTGAAATTAAATGATAAGCATTTAAACTACGGTAATCCAAAAATTGTCTTAAATATcatgagactggtcttaaagttGTCAAATTGTTTACAGACACATAACTAGCTTAAAACTGGTcctaagttattagattggtttAAGCAACAAAATACAATAGGCTCGAACTCGTCTTGAATCTGAGAGAagtataattttcaatttacttGAAGCACAAAGATCTCAGATCGGCAATGAAACCAGTGTGACCTAAATGTGAACCTCCCTCCGATTCACCGCGCTCCGGTTCTCGGACAACCACAACTATCAATATCACAGCTATCAGTCCTAATCCTGGGGTAACctataatcaaaaagaatccATATATACCATAGTAATAAGTCTGAACCATTCTCATGTGGTTAAGtcatcacattactgaagtcatttctatttttgagtctcaattgttgagtttcaattcgatgactCGAAGTATAAGCAATAAACATCTTACCCTTAATGCCCATTGCCATTCACCCATCAGTTCAGCAACTTGAGAACCAGCTATATAACCCAAACCACTGAAAAATACACAATTCATCAACGCAAAAGAATTTGAGAAGAACATCACAAAGACAAATTGAATTGACTACTGACTAGTGACTAATAACTATACTGACCTGCCGAATGGAATAGCGATGTAAAATATGGCTAACATTTTTGATCTCATGCttttggaatataaatcagctATAATCGTTGGAGCGATCGTTGAATAACTGGCTTCACCAACACCTACCATTCCTCGCAGTAACATAAACGCCCAGTAATACTAGAGattaataaataatcattaaaaccGGATGAACTTGCCGAGACAATACTAGGTCATTACAGGGTCAGGGGGAGAGGCCAGCTGATTCTATATCTGAACCTACTGAGCACAACTCAGGTTGAGTATCTCTAGAGGGAAAGGCCAGAGAAGAAACTCTGTTCCCACAAAGATTCTGATGAGCCCAGATTGAGAAGACACTCTAACAGATGGTCTCATaaaattctggatccagttacgCAGTAGCACTTAAGTCTATCTCAGTTCTTTAACCAAACTAACAATTCATTTGAAACCAGTTTTATGAGTAAAGATATGTTTTGGACTTAAGCCGGTACTGTGTATCCAAGCCCTGATCATAAAGATAAATGAcgtatttgaagaatacttacaTCTTCAGGAATGAAAGAACCAGCAAGTGTAACGGCACTCCAGAAAAATATTCCGACTCCCATCAACAATTTACGATTATAACGATCTCCGAGGTAACCAAATATCGGTGATAATATCATATAACTACATATAAATACTGTCTGTAGTAAACCTGCTAAAGCGTTGTCCACATCGTAGTAATAACTTTGAACCTTTGGTATTACACCTAAAATTGCAAAcacaatacatgtacattacgCTTAAAAAGTAGACTCCAGCAGCAGACTCCATGGCTTGAATCTTTATACTATAGGCCTATCAGTTCTAAAACCACCAATCGAACAACAGACCAAACCTATTCTTTTGGGACCAGTTGCTTTAAGttagttaaagataaccggcggataacTAACATAGTAATAATAAACTCTCAATTGTTACTATGGAAATgatggttaactctaaccaacttttgaacaactgcAGTTTCTGAACATTAATCGCATCTGTGATACCGGGCCCTACAGGGTCCTATGAGCTGCTATAAGTCAGTTCAGAGGAAATGAACAGACTATACTTATATACTGTTTTCTGGTCCACTTTTTTATCAATAGCCTCCGATGGCCACAATGGTCGGAAGTCAATAGTGGATCCAACcgaggatccagtttcaccaaAACAATGCATTCAGAGTATATGACTTCTGATCGTAGTTCCAACAGACAGGGACTGTAGTAGACTAACTTCTGCTACAGAGTCGAATAATCGATAACAACACAACAGAATCACATAttacaaaattcatccttgaaaaatagttgtttatttctgctgTGGGTTTATATGCCCTTCTGTATATGCATCGATTACTTCAAACATTATACACCCGATGAGACCTAAGTGACTCGGGCGAAATCAATCGTGCCGTAACCTACTATTTAAAATGATGGACTTTTGACTGATTGAAAGAGAGAATGTGGTTTTTATTACCTGCGATTGTGAACCTGTCcatataattcaataaattaatataGAATAAAACGAGAACGGTCGATAAATCCCTGGTCGTAAATAATCTATTATCTTCATTATCCCTCTCATTATTCTCATCATTATCCGCTGAGATCTCGTCGACTTCTTGATGGTCACTGATCGGTAAAATCGATCGTCTATCGGAAACGGCAACCCTCGGGTCGTCAACGAGGGACGGCTCCGACGCTGGCTGCATCATGATTGTAACGATCCTAGTTTCTAAGCGACAGATGTCCTTGACATTGTTTTAAAGTATTCTGAAATTGTAgataaatgtttgaaaaatttcgAAAGATAAAACTTCTATTTTTACTGCATCGCTTTTAGTCAAAATCAATGTGACAAAATGATTCGCATTAGTTTCAGGGAATGCACTTAAAAATAGaaagatctttttttttcttcattaacttaaggcttagacttaagacggAGAGATTTATTTGACCCAGTTGAGATACATGTAAATTAGTTGTACAAGGAAGTATGTGTATAGATAATAGCATGGTCTCCTCATATCAGTGACAATAATCAGTATCACTATCTGAAGTATCAATAGTGTGTCATCACTGATAGCACCACACTAGGCTTACTAACAAACACTAgtctagtctgaataccagtcattGTTACGGGTTCCCTACGTCTGACGCTAACGTatcatatagaggttaactcctgttaattgcaatgcaacaactgattttagtgtcaaatcaaacctttgtactcaaataaattaattagttACCATTTTGACTTAGAAaacgtgaaaaatatttttgataatttaaatcgcgaactggataatttattgatttgatttgaattgattgccacaatcgggatttccaatacggactaaattaataaaatttgaaaattcaatatgtctctctaaaattactctaaatgCTATTTTTAGTTGATAAAACGCataaattttggtcaattttaccttaagaatttgaaacaataataatatctgcattggcatCAATGTCAGCCCAAGTACAAGTCCGAATCCGTAATTTACACTCCCATCATGCAACACGAAAAGCCaccatatttgttatgttgcttcacttcaactaTTTTTGAGGCGACTAGGCAAAAATTTTGAGTTACTACAatcgtcaaaagctacttaggattacaaatttatgcacaaacaatagttaacttccatctgattacagaacagtcagtttgaggtaagttCATGGTGTgggacgaaaattaaccttacATGAGCACTATCGCCCTAGACGTTGTTTGAGGAACAACagctaatgtctatttcaacctgacttgagagcattcctggtggcctagctcagtcagttttggtagtacatacctgatagaaTTCTTATTAGGAACAGAATGCATTGGCAGCTGACCTAAAATATCGTTTTTTAATACActttaaactgtattgaaggatattcagaaaatctgcattgagaggtgttcctgagagaaaagagactccatgatttgaaagtttaacaatatgtctaCATGCCTACCAACTAAAGTTTGGTACGTAGGcgtggaaacatattgttaaactttcaaatcatgggagtcacttctcttcatttaacccctttcagtgaagactttttggatatccttcaatacagtttcatcATTATGgattaaataatgatgatttaggtcgactgccagtcccttctggtcctattaagacctttatcaggtaggTATGTACTATCATTAGATTAACAGTAACactaatataatattttagGCCTACCACGTCTAGATAGGCCTCATGagttattttttcaatatcaacttGTTGTTCGGGCCTTTGTTGTTACACTAGACCCCACAACGGTTCTGCAAAAATTTTTAATTATTCATTGGCCCAGGGCctaatttatttctttattttacaTTAGGCCAGtgcgattcaagaataggggactatagcaatatatatgtagtgatagtaatcaattgagtaataatattagtaattgataatgatgatatataatgatagtaatgtatatagtaattaatgatgattagggaactaaacctaaccctaaccctaatcctaaccactagacagtcccctattcttgaatcttacCCAAGCGGATTCCTAACcactagtcccctattcttgaatcttacCCAAGCTTTTAGGGCTGTACTTAAAAACATTTGCAAGGTGAAAGACCGAGAAGCGAGTGATTAGTGAAGACGAAGAAGCCCGAGCGAACGACGAAGAAGGCGAAGGTAGGGGGTGTTGCAACTCTTTCACTGACCGGTCTCTCGACTCGACAAATGCAAattaattcatgaatttatCACTGGAATAAAGGGCGACAGGTGACGTCATACTGACACTGACTGGTGCTTCTGTTGTTCTGCTAAAATTGCATTTATCAAACCTAGAAACACCGCCTGCACCACTGCATTATTATATAAAAACAATCGTTTCCGTGTCTATTCCGGGTGGTCATAAGTTTACTGAATACAAGTGAGTAGCGAACGGAAATAATCTCAATCCCAGTCAGTAGCGAACGGAGAGGTAGCTTCGAATCCCATTTTAATATATTCTAGACACTTTAGATAAATCAACACGGATTTGAGTCCTGAACCCAGCATATTGATACTAACTAAATATTGGAATATCACAGATTGTTCTtattcgccatctattggaattttgtCAAACTATATCTAGATCCAACAGCGGCACCACTAATTACACgtgcgccatctattggaaacatagaaaataatgacaataaaGTTGGCctcgggttcgaacccatcaGTTATATCTGGAGCTTGGAGGTTCGGactagaaaataaataaaaaggaGTCCcaagttcgaacccagtaCGGTACTTACGTAAATAGCCGATACTCCCGTACCTTCAGAAGTATAGCAATGAAGTCATAAAAAGATCTTgtattttataatatcttttatttttaaatctttAATTACAAAGTAGAagattatctaaaatatatttatctaTAGAAATACCATGTCGCACGGTATCTATAATGAAGGCACCATTTGACACAGGGATTAACAGATCTTCTCTGGAATgtcaaatatcaatcaattgtgaggaaattgttcaatattctacaattttgattttccagctcagataggcctataatagaatgtttaaaatattgaaGCAGATTATGATTTATAGAGTTGATACTGATTTGAATTTACAATGATCAAAACGCTTCTTATCATCAAATTTAAGTTCAATTTAAACTTATCTTCAAATACCCggtaacaaaaaatatttacacaaCACTGGAAGAACCTTTTTCCCTAATTGTAGCCTCGGTACTTACAAAGGTTTTAAATGCAAAAAGCtgataatgaataaaatatatgatcAAATGAATTCGAAGCTAGGCAGAGGCCAGTtactgaaaagttggttagagaaTGGATAGTTGGCTGGGTGacaatttgaaactgtattgtaACAATGGTCTTTTTCCACCAGTTAAGTCTAGCCAACTTTTGAAAAACTGACCCTCAAAATCACAATTATACTCAATAGTTCACAGTTTGAGTTCAGGGGCTCAAAAATTGGTTGTTATccagttgacatagtgacagttaaaagttcattgtaactATCATGGTACGTATCTAGTAGTTAGTTTTAACCAACTCTTACCGACTGGTATCTCGATTGGGAAAATCAGATCAGtggaaatcagaaaataatttcattttttcctgGAGTGAGCCAAGTGTCCGAATAAGGTTTACTGTAGTTCCTCAAATCAGTGTGAATACCGAATCTCTATCCCCTGATTCTGATTCCTGATTCATGTTATCTGTGCTATGAGCGCTCTCAGTGCTTTGTATTCGCTCATTGCGTTTACGTAAAATTCGACTCAACTCGTCATCAGGTCCACAACCCCCTGACGAGGGGCTGTCTAATGAATTAGTTGTTGAATATGTTCGCTTCTTTAGATTCGCCAGTAATGATGAGAATTGATTGACAGCTTCATCTCCTGCAGGAACTCCGCCCTCTTCTGTCAATAGTGATGCCTAACGAAAACAGAAACAACaatatcatcagttaaattGTTGCTACAATaacaaatttaaatttcaatgtGAATACCTTCCTCGCTGGTTCAGTTTTAATTCTCTTCATCATTTCAGATAAAACTTCATCAAATcctttaatttcttctttcactgaaaacaaacacataaaaaagtaaacaaaataatcataattgtGATGGATGAATTTCAAAACAGGATGGTGGCCCCAGGAATGAGAGTCCCAGGGATGAGAGGTGGCCCCAGGGATGTGAGGACTGGTCTCTCTCAGGGGGTGGCCCTGTCTGGTTTAATTGCGGCTGAACTCTTTTAAAACAAACCTGCTGGTTTGGGTTTCTTTGACTTCATCACTAGTTTTACAAGAGGCCTGTtttaaaataaacatatacaTTTATCAGACATGTTTTCAATGGATGCAGTTTTATAGTCGTACGACTTTCTATAAAAGCAGGCATCTTAATAAACTTACTTGAATATTGAAGGTGGTGGCGGTGGCGGGGGAGGTGGTGGTGCTGGAATGTTTGATTTCTTGGCATTTTCTAATTGTTCAGATAAAAGTTTCACtgaaagaaaatttaaaacagTACAGTTCAGTGAGTTTAACAGTACAATATAAACTGCACACATTAAGTCGGACTTATAGGGACAAAATTTGTCCAACTTAAGTAAGTATGAATATCGGAGTTGGTTGATACAACTCCACTAACAAGTCAGACATATTTTCCAATCTTGAGAGCAATATCTGCCCGagttagaaaatatttcaatcaacAAACATGTGGTGTTTGAGCAGAGACtgtagaaatattttgtcaaacgTTCAAACATTATGAGGGCATTGATAGAAATGTTACCTTTatactttaaattgttagTGAGTTTGTGCGAATCTTCTAACTGTTGTTCCAATAACTGTTTCTTCTCATCTGACTTCTCTAATTCACGTTCTAATTCTTTATAACCTGAAACTTTTACTTTAGCTTCAAGTTCTTTTATCTATAAGAAAATAGTATTGATTCATCAGTTTCGATCTGAAATCGTCAGAACActatatcaaaacatttttttacaatgtttgaCTTTTTATGgataataaaatcaaaatatgagAAAGACTGAAGGTTTGGTTCTAGTTGACAGAATATCAATGGTCACACAAGATCAGTAGCTTAACATCATTTTGGTTCGATAGCCAATCCAACAACCTTAGACCAGCAAAGCGAATTTTAGTTCTAACTAATCTAACAACATAAGACTTGTCTAAGCTAATTTTGGCtccataaccaatctaacatctTAGACCGGTCCAAGCTAATTCTAGtcctatagccaatctaactcCTTAAGACTTGTCTCAACCCAAaagttctatttcaaatctaacaacttaagaccagtgtaaggtcattttagttctataatcaatccaacaccttaagaccagtcttatgaCTTATAACTGCACTAGGCTTAGAGTTGTATGAAGTTATACCTGTTCGGAATATTGTTCTTTCTGCATTTCAATTTTCGTAGTTAAATCTTCAATTTCTCCAAGAGCTTTCGCTAATTGATCATGAGCCAAAGCGGAACCAATAAGAGCTTGACTCTGACGAGCCATAGTCTCACGCTGACGATGCATCTACCAAATGAAACATGGTTTAATAGCATGAATTTTGACATAAGTCTTACACTCACAGTTCAACAGACTGTGATGGGTAAAATCAAATTGGATTAAACTGTCAAATCTGcatgaaattcaatattcaagattCAATAAAATCCTGCTGATCTGATTTTCTAATCTGAATATCATTTGCATGTCATGGACACGGTTCCACTGGTCCTTGGTTCAAATTTGACTCTACAGTTAGattgagttcattttcaacgttcTAACTCAATTTTTACTTCCAACTGTGGACCATGTCCATGATGTGTTATGTCTATGATTGTTTGTGTATACTGTACTGTAGTCACCTTCGATGCGTAGTTCATCGCTGCTTTACGACATTGATTTTCCATCTCGAGTTTTTTCTGTAGTTCTTGAATTTCCCCGACAGCCAAAACTGACACTGAATACAAATGAAAACTACCGTCAGTTATTTCTTCCTTCCGTTAAATGAGATTGagtgaaataaaatgttgaaaatcacCTCTTTGAAAATCATCTTTCATTTTCTCGAATTCTGATAAACTATTTGAACTTTTTCTCAGTTGAATGTCCCTCATTTGtaactgtaaaatatttaaacatttgaatttaaatcattcctttaaccctttcagtgcatctacaccgcagtgcggtgtatgaatcggtgacggattttgctagtacaccgcactgtggtgtattgatgtaattagtaattagtttttatctatcaaaagatggcagcatctgtcaaacatagtgaaatattagtaactaatgatacaccacGCCgatattcccgttattcaacacactagggtggaatttttcaaaattttcaaattatctccagcactatagggtattgattagtcagcactgaaaagGTTATTGAACTGTTTCATTCAATGTTCATAAAGGATGGTACATATCAATAAGGATATGGCCACTTCTCTAGGGGTAGCTCTTGGGGGTCATTCAGTGGTCCCAGCCCCTGCCTTCCAATCATTTGTCTCCTTTTTGTAAAGATGGAGATCGTTGAAACCTTTAGATTTGAATCTCCCGTGGGAAATTGCATCTTTTTGGATGTATTTCTTCATAAATTTCCATCAGCTGTTCAATCAATCTTTTCTTTCAGTGACACCGTCCAATTTCCGTAGAATTGCCCCTGTGAAAATGGATCTCTAATAACACCGAGAGACCCGCTTGTGAAATACTTAATAACTCTTTTATTCTTTTACCTTTTCCTGAATCGCATCGTGTTTTTCGATAGCTTCATCTCTATCATCTTTCgctattttcaattctttctTTAAACGTATGATGTCTTTCTCTAGATCTGAAAAGAACAAACACCACATAGGTATCAGAATCCAGTCACAAGCATCAGGATCCAATCACAAGCAGCAGGATCCAGACATACAAGCATCAGGATCCAGACA is a window of Tubulanus polymorphus chromosome 2, tnTubPoly1.2, whole genome shotgun sequence DNA encoding:
- the LOC141899475 gene encoding protein spinster homolog 1-like, yielding MMQPASEPSLVDDPRVAVSDRRSILPISDHQEVDEISADNDENNERDNEDNRLFTTRDLSTVLVLFYINLLNYMDRFTIAGVIPKVQSYYYDVDNALAGLLQTVFICSYMILSPIFGYLGDRYNRKLLMGVGIFFWSAVTLAGSFIPEDYYWAFMLLRGMVGVGEASYSTIAPTIIADLYSKSMRSKMLAIFYIAIPFGSGLGYIAGSQVAELMGEWQWALRVTPGLGLIAVILIVVVVREPERGESEGGSHLGHTGFIADLRSLCFNKSFVCSSLGFTSVAFVTGALAWWAPKFMLLSINVQGYNETIDSVSWIFGIITCAAGLIGVCSGSQIANWYKKKNPRADPLVCAFGMLSCAPFLYLALALSRYNTPVTWVLIFFGETLLCLNWSIVADILLYTVIPTRRSTAEAFQILMSHLFGDAGSPYLVGAVSDAVSGPKPDTVTEFISLQNSLYMTAFVTVLGGAAFLFTALFIEKDKKRAEQIVRVEIKTRKESLLVEQVALEESHHHTENSESNDQYSYLNAPAPDTTYVTNPPPLSDISPVV
- the LOC141899478 gene encoding shootin-1-like isoform X1, which gives rise to MDSVEEEQTVEYWKSESCKDKRNLQKLKELSHKALKDYDDLLAKYNENQVQFKKLSNRLEQRENDISQIQTTLEPVTQGIIELQTKCSVESGLRLEAEKYAKQIHKQNVDLKRQSQLLVQKISEFEAVEINFEDFCEPSDAPDETEHFQKIITDLEKDIIRLKKELKIAKDDRDEAIEKHDAIQEKLQMRDIQLRKSSNSLSEFEKMKDDFQRVSVLAVGEIQELQKKLEMENQCRKAAMNYASKMHRQRETMARQSQALIGSALAHDQLAKALGEIEDLTTKIEMQKEQYSEQIKELEAKVKVSGYKELERELEKSDEKKQLLEQQLEDSHKLTNNLKYKVKLLSEQLENAKKSNIPAPPPPPPPPPPSIFKPLVKLVMKSKKPKPAVKEEIKGFDEVLSEMMKRIKTEPARKASLLTEEGGVPAGDEAVNQFSSLLANLKKRTYSTTNSLDSPSSGGCGPDDELSRILRKRNERIQSTESAHSTDNMNQESESGDRDSVFTLI
- the LOC141899478 gene encoding shootin-1-like isoform X2, which produces MDSVEEEQTVEYWKSESCKDKRNLQKLKELSHKALKDYDDLLAKYNENQVQFKKLSNRLEQRENDISQIQTTLEPVTQGIIELQTKCSVESGLRLEAEKYAKQIHKQNVDLKRQSQLLVQKISEFEAVEINFEDFCEPSDAPDETEHFQKIITDLEKDIIRLKKELKIAKDDRDEAIEKHDAIQEKLQMRDIQLRKSSNSLSEFEKMKDDFQRVSVLAVGEIQELQKKLEMENQCRKAAMNYASKMHRQRETMARQSQALIGSALAHDQLAKALGEIEDLTTKIEMQKEQYSEQIKELEAKVKVSGYKELERELEKSDEKKQLLEQQLEDSHKLTNNLKYKVKLLSEQLENAKKSNIPAPPPPPPPPPPSIFKPLVKLVMKSKKPKPAVKEEIKGFDEVLSEMMKRIKTEPARHHY